A genomic window from Flavobacterium azooxidireducens includes:
- a CDS encoding glutamine--tRNA ligase/YqeY domain fusion protein gives MMSEEKSLNFIEQIIEEDLKNGFAKDKLRFRFPPEPNGYLHVGHASSICLNFGLGIDYQSPVNLRFDDTNPAKEEQEYVDAIKRDVQWLGYQWAEERYASDYFQELYDWAVEFIKKDKAYVDSQSSEEMAKQKGTPTQVGTNSPYRNRSVEENLDLFERMKNGEFPEGTHVLRAKIDMASTNMLMRDPLMYRILHKHHHRTGDKWCIYPMYDWAHGESDYIEGISHSLCTLEFLPHRELYDWFLDQIYDANKVRPKQREFARRNLSHTVVSKRKLLQLVQEGHVTAWDDARMSTISGMRRRGYTPTSIRNFAKTIGIAKRTNLIDVSLLEFCVREDLNKTAPRVMAVLNPIKLVITNYPDGQEEWLDAENNPEEEILTYRKVPFSKELYIEREDFQEEANKKFFRLTLGTEVRLKNAYIIKGENVIKDADGNITEIHASYDVDSKSGSGTEASQRKVKGTIHWVSVPHAVAAEVRIYDRLFTHENPDGDKEVDFKNYINPNSLEVITGYVEPSLQTAQPEDKFQFQRLGYFCVDKDSSAEKLVFNKTVGLRDTWAKVEAKE, from the coding sequence ATTATGTCAGAAGAAAAGTCGCTCAATTTTATTGAACAAATTATCGAAGAAGATTTAAAGAATGGTTTTGCCAAGGATAAACTTCGTTTTCGTTTTCCGCCGGAACCAAACGGATATCTTCACGTAGGTCACGCCAGTTCTATTTGTTTAAATTTCGGATTAGGAATTGATTATCAATCGCCGGTAAATTTGCGTTTTGATGATACCAATCCCGCCAAGGAAGAACAAGAATATGTAGATGCCATCAAACGCGATGTGCAATGGCTTGGCTATCAATGGGCAGAAGAGCGGTATGCATCTGATTATTTTCAAGAATTGTATGATTGGGCAGTTGAATTTATCAAAAAAGACAAAGCTTACGTAGATAGTCAATCTTCGGAAGAAATGGCAAAACAAAAAGGTACGCCAACACAAGTGGGAACAAATAGTCCTTACAGAAATCGTTCGGTAGAAGAAAATCTTGATCTTTTTGAACGTATGAAAAACGGAGAATTTCCGGAAGGAACACACGTTTTACGTGCTAAAATCGATATGGCTTCTACGAATATGTTGATGCGTGATCCGTTGATGTATCGAATTTTACATAAACATCACCACAGAACTGGCGACAAATGGTGCATTTATCCAATGTACGATTGGGCTCACGGTGAAAGTGATTATATCGAAGGAATTTCTCATTCACTTTGTACGCTGGAATTTTTACCACACAGAGAATTATACGATTGGTTTTTAGATCAAATTTATGATGCGAATAAAGTTCGTCCGAAACAACGAGAATTTGCGAGAAGAAACCTTTCGCACACAGTTGTAAGTAAACGAAAGTTACTGCAATTGGTTCAAGAAGGTCACGTAACCGCTTGGGATGATGCCAGAATGAGTACGATTTCAGGAATGAGAAGAAGAGGTTACACGCCAACTTCCATTCGGAATTTTGCCAAAACAATTGGTATTGCTAAACGAACTAATTTAATTGATGTTTCACTTTTAGAATTCTGCGTTCGCGAAGATTTGAATAAAACCGCTCCTCGTGTGATGGCTGTTTTGAATCCGATAAAATTAGTCATTACCAATTATCCTGATGGTCAAGAAGAATGGTTGGATGCTGAAAATAATCCGGAAGAAGAAATTTTGACCTACAGAAAAGTGCCTTTTTCAAAAGAATTATACATCGAAAGAGAAGATTTTCAAGAAGAAGCCAATAAGAAATTTTTCAGATTAACGTTGGGAACAGAAGTGCGTTTAAAAAATGCTTACATTATCAAAGGTGAAAATGTCATCAAAGATGCTGATGGAAATATCACCGAAATTCACGCTTCGTATGATGTGGATTCAAAGTCGGGTAGTGGCACAGAAGCTAGTCAACGCAAAGTAAAAGGAACCATTCATTGGGTTTCTGTTCCGCACGCCGTGGCAGCAGAAGTTCGTATTTATGACCGATTATTTACGCATGAAAACCCGGATGGCGATAAAGAAGTAGATTTTAAAAACTACATCAACCCCAATTCATTAGAAGTAATTACCGGATATGTTGAACCAAGTTTACAAACCGCTCAACCGGAAGATAAATTTCAATTTCAACGATTAGGCTATTTTTGTGTTGATAAAGATTCTTCTGCAGAAAAATTGGTTTTTAATAAAACCGTTGGTTTGAGAGATACTTGGGCAAAAGTGGAAGCGAAGGAGTAA
- a CDS encoding T9SS type B sorting domain-containing protein yields MVWKITPRKLFFSFLFLMLLNSIGNGYAQTIVIGTPSLGFTQACASQGFNSYNLSFTFFPVSNVQAGNQFIVELSDPSGNFGSATTLTTSTSVTSPVNVSFAMPTTVAGEAYRIRVRSTAPAVTSPVSVAFSAYYAVHNQPFSINNNSGTVSFCEGGNITLQVDNTGTPASPLFYSGLSYKWYRNFAEVSGATGPSLNVTQSGNYYAIVDYGSCVMNSYSNIVSVNVTAGINLSISSAGNVDYICDGTPRLLTSSHQNTGYVYQWFKDNVAISGATGPTYNAAQEGIYKLRITFGGCVFESNAIFLELIELDIDWNVDANEVIIPGEQLQINSVNNATSPTYQWRKDNVVIAGATTANYTVTQPGTYQLTVTETQGCTISEQLTVVVQYPIGFTVTIQNSGDYQSCNVTNATLSLSSIIAQTSSGNVTVSLPNSNFSYQWLLNNSSIAGATGTSHTVNDATQNGSYKLRVTIPTFAPIESNAISIALQLPTPVLTAVGSLCGTNSVQLNSSVTNSIFIYKWYRNNTLITGAIQPSYTTNQAGNYHLVISYGACSITSNTVNLEQNSITANLNLPATSIIIPGETKTLTATTNAVDPTFEWFRNNAIISGQTGSSINVTQNGVYKVIVTQTTGCNATQEAVSELVYPDSFNVTIAANAGYSPCGSEGATLSITNFNAVSSSETISILNNSFGYVYEWFKDGELVLSSSSTTYTVPSFLENGLYELRVTIPTFAPIESNAISIALQLETPVVTAVGSLCGTNSVQLNSSVTNSIFTYNWYRNNTLITGAIQPSYTTNQEGNYHLVISYGTCTVTSNTVNLELNSITASLNLPALSIIIPGETKTLTATTNAVNPSFEWFRNNAIISGQTTSSINVTQDGVYKVIVTQTTGCDATQEVIAELVYPDSFNVTIAANTGYSPCESDQATLSITNFNAVSSSETMSILNNSFGYVYEWFKDGELVLSSSNTTYTVPSYLENGLYELRVTIAGFSSIISNVVEIKLGISDDFTLSTEGTLCESGGSVTLSSDITNPDYILTWFSIENNTEIGTGNSITVTEPGNYFMTIDFDGCTYSSNTIAVEVITTDGITLNISDAITVIQGGSTEVIASGVDNYTWYLNDQIIATGNSFFVSEAGTYTIIGTIGDCEFTKTFTVTVVENTSIVVPNVITMNNDGINDYWSLPNEYINKEDVEVIIYSPKGKVVFRARNYQNNWPNSTLEYAKSEPVFYYTISENDEIIKRGSITVIE; encoded by the coding sequence ATGGTTTGGAAAATTACCCCAAGAAAATTATTTTTTTCTTTTTTGTTTCTGATGTTGCTTAACAGCATCGGAAATGGGTATGCCCAAACGATAGTAATTGGCACACCTTCATTAGGATTCACTCAAGCTTGTGCTTCACAAGGATTTAATTCATACAATCTTAGTTTTACATTTTTCCCGGTTTCCAATGTTCAGGCGGGAAATCAATTTATTGTGGAACTTTCTGATCCGTCGGGCAATTTTGGTTCGGCAACGACATTAACGACTTCTACTAGTGTAACTTCACCGGTAAATGTTTCTTTTGCTATGCCAACAACGGTTGCCGGAGAAGCGTACAGAATTAGAGTTAGAAGTACAGCTCCGGCAGTTACAAGTCCGGTAAGTGTTGCTTTTTCTGCTTATTACGCTGTTCACAATCAACCTTTTTCAATTAATAATAATTCGGGAACCGTTTCTTTTTGTGAAGGAGGAAATATAACATTACAAGTTGATAATACAGGAACGCCGGCTTCACCTCTATTCTATTCCGGTTTATCGTATAAATGGTACCGCAATTTTGCTGAAGTTTCAGGAGCAACCGGACCATCATTAAACGTAACTCAATCCGGAAATTATTATGCGATTGTAGATTATGGAAGTTGTGTGATGAATTCCTATTCAAACATTGTTTCTGTTAATGTAACTGCCGGTATAAATCTATCGATTTCATCTGCTGGGAATGTCGATTATATTTGTGATGGAACGCCACGCCTTTTAACATCATCTCATCAAAATACAGGTTACGTTTATCAATGGTTTAAAGATAATGTGGCCATTTCGGGAGCAACCGGACCAACGTACAATGCTGCACAAGAAGGAATCTATAAATTAAGAATTACGTTTGGTGGTTGTGTTTTTGAATCGAATGCCATCTTCTTAGAACTAATTGAATTAGATATTGATTGGAATGTGGATGCGAATGAAGTCATCATTCCTGGCGAACAACTTCAAATTAATTCGGTAAATAATGCGACGTCGCCAACCTATCAATGGAGAAAAGATAACGTAGTTATTGCGGGTGCGACTACTGCAAATTACACTGTTACACAACCAGGAACGTACCAATTGACGGTAACCGAAACACAAGGTTGCACTATTTCTGAACAATTGACAGTTGTGGTTCAATATCCTATTGGGTTTACGGTAACTATTCAAAATTCCGGCGATTATCAATCGTGTAATGTGACGAATGCTACGTTGTCGTTGAGCTCGATTATTGCACAAACTTCTTCCGGAAACGTAACGGTTTCTCTTCCAAATTCAAACTTTTCGTATCAATGGTTACTGAATAATTCATCAATTGCAGGAGCTACCGGAACATCACATACAGTTAACGATGCAACACAAAATGGATCATATAAACTTCGTGTTACCATTCCAACGTTTGCTCCTATTGAATCAAATGCCATTTCGATTGCTTTGCAACTTCCAACACCGGTGTTAACAGCCGTTGGAAGTTTGTGTGGAACTAACTCAGTTCAATTAAACAGTTCTGTAACCAACAGCATTTTTATTTATAAATGGTATCGAAATAACACGTTAATTACCGGAGCAATTCAACCAAGTTACACAACCAACCAAGCCGGAAATTATCATTTAGTGATTTCGTATGGAGCTTGTTCGATTACATCAAATACGGTGAATTTGGAGCAAAACAGCATCACAGCCAATTTGAATTTACCTGCCACCTCGATTATCATTCCGGGAGAAACCAAAACCTTAACCGCCACAACCAATGCTGTAGATCCAACTTTTGAATGGTTTAGAAATAACGCAATTATCTCAGGACAAACCGGTTCGTCAATCAATGTGACACAAAATGGCGTTTACAAAGTAATTGTTACACAAACAACAGGTTGTAATGCAACGCAAGAAGCTGTTTCCGAATTGGTTTATCCGGATTCTTTTAACGTGACAATTGCGGCAAATGCGGGTTATTCTCCTTGTGGAAGTGAGGGGGCGACTTTATCAATTACTAATTTTAATGCTGTTAGTTCTTCTGAAACAATATCCATTTTAAACAACTCCTTTGGATATGTTTATGAATGGTTTAAAGATGGCGAATTGGTGCTTTCATCATCAAGTACAACCTACACCGTTCCTTCATTTTTAGAAAATGGTTTGTATGAATTACGTGTTACCATTCCAACATTTGCACCAATTGAATCAAATGCAATTTCGATTGCTTTGCAACTTGAAACTCCGGTCGTAACCGCGGTTGGAAGCTTATGCGGAACAAACTCAGTTCAACTAAACAGTTCTGTAACCAACAGTATTTTTACATACAATTGGTATCGCAACAACACCTTAATTACCGGAGCAATTCAACCAAGTTACACCACCAATCAAGAGGGAAATTATCATTTAGTAATTTCATATGGAACTTGTACGGTTACATCAAATACGGTGAATTTAGAACTAAACAGCATTACAGCGAGTTTGAATTTACCCGCACTTTCTATTATCATTCCGGGAGAAACCAAAACCTTAACTGCAACAACCAATGCGGTGAATCCTTCTTTCGAATGGTTTAGAAATAACGCAATTATTTCGGGACAAACAACTTCGTCAATCAATGTGACGCAAGACGGTGTTTACAAAGTAATTGTTACTCAAACAACCGGTTGTGATGCAACACAAGAAGTTATAGCTGAATTGGTTTATCCTGATTCTTTCAACGTGACAATTGCTGCAAATACAGGTTATTCTCCTTGTGAAAGTGACCAAGCAACGTTATCAATTACAAACTTTAACGCGGTTAGTTCTTCTGAAACAATGTCTATTTTAAACAATTCCTTTGGGTATGTTTATGAATGGTTTAAGGATGGAGAATTGGTGCTTTCATCATCCAATACAACCTACACTGTTCCTTCTTATTTAGAAAATGGCTTGTATGAATTACGAGTTACCATAGCAGGTTTTAGTTCGATTATTTCAAATGTTGTAGAAATAAAATTAGGCATTTCAGATGATTTTACTTTATCAACCGAAGGAACTTTATGTGAATCGGGTGGAAGTGTCACTTTATCATCAGACATCACAAATCCAGATTATATCCTAACGTGGTTTTCCATCGAAAATAATACTGAAATCGGAACAGGAAATTCAATTACTGTAACTGAACCCGGAAATTATTTTATGACGATTGATTTTGATGGATGTACTTATTCTTCAAACACAATTGCAGTTGAAGTGATTACAACAGACGGAATTACTTTAAACATTTCCGATGCGATTACGGTTATTCAAGGTGGTTCAACCGAAGTGATTGCCAGTGGAGTTGATAATTACACTTGGTATTTGAATGATCAAATCATAGCAACCGGAAATTCATTTTTTGTATCAGAAGCCGGAACATACACA